A stretch of Halomonas elongata DSM 2581 DNA encodes these proteins:
- the pheA gene encoding prephenate dehydratase, with the protein MSDTPKDLEGLRQRIDQLDSDIMRLISERAECARSVAETKTKDDPQAVFYRPEREAQVLRRIMELNDGPLDSEEMARLFREIMSACLALEQPVKVAYLGPEGTFTQQAALKHFGESAISLPMAAIDEVFREVEAGAVNYGVVPVENSTEGVINHTLDSFMDSSMRICGEVVLRIHHHLLVSDNTRRDKVSRIYSHPQSFAQCRKWLDAHYPQAERVPVSSNAEAARLVKTEWHSAAIAGDMAAKLYGLTRVAEKIEDRPDNSTRFLIIGNQDVPMSGDDKTSIVVAMRNQPGALHDLLEPFHRHQIDLTRLETRPSRSGVWNYVFFIDFRGHRDEPRVAAVLEEVQVRAAELKVLGSFPMGVL; encoded by the coding sequence ATGAGCGATACCCCCAAGGACCTTGAGGGGCTGCGTCAGCGCATCGACCAGCTCGACTCCGACATCATGCGCTTGATCAGCGAGCGTGCCGAATGTGCCCGTAGCGTGGCCGAGACCAAGACGAAGGACGATCCCCAGGCGGTGTTCTATCGTCCCGAGCGAGAGGCTCAGGTGCTGCGTCGCATCATGGAGCTCAACGACGGTCCGCTGGACAGCGAGGAAATGGCACGGCTGTTCCGTGAGATCATGTCGGCCTGCCTGGCGCTGGAGCAGCCGGTCAAGGTGGCCTATCTGGGCCCGGAGGGCACCTTCACCCAGCAGGCAGCACTCAAGCACTTCGGCGAAAGCGCAATCAGCCTGCCGATGGCGGCCATCGACGAGGTCTTCCGCGAGGTGGAGGCCGGTGCCGTCAATTACGGCGTGGTGCCGGTGGAGAATTCCACCGAAGGGGTGATCAACCACACCCTGGATTCCTTCATGGACTCGAGCATGCGCATCTGCGGCGAAGTCGTGCTGCGCATCCATCATCACCTGCTGGTGTCCGACAATACGCGGCGCGACAAGGTCTCGCGGATCTATTCGCATCCCCAGTCCTTCGCGCAGTGCCGCAAGTGGCTGGATGCCCACTATCCGCAGGCCGAGCGCGTGCCGGTGTCGTCCAACGCCGAAGCAGCCAGGCTGGTCAAGACCGAGTGGCACAGTGCCGCCATCGCCGGCGATATGGCCGCCAAGCTTTACGGCCTGACGCGTGTCGCCGAGAAGATCGAGGATCGCCCCGACAACTCCACGCGCTTCCTGATCATCGGCAATCAGGACGTGCCGATGTCCGGCGACGACAAGACCTCGATCGTGGTGGCCATGCGCAACCAGCCGGGGGCGCTGCATGATCTGCTGGAGCCCTTCCATCGCCACCAGATCGATCTGACGCGCCTGGAAACCCGGCCGTCGCGCAGCGGTGTCTGGAATTATGTCTTCTTCATCGACTTCAGGGGGCATCGCGATGAGCCGCGTGTCGCCGCGGTGCTCGAGGAAGTCCAGGTACGGGCCGCCGAGCTCAAGGTGCTCGGTTCCTTCCCGATGGGCGTGCTCTAG
- the serC gene encoding 3-phosphoserine/phosphohydroxythreonine transaminase: MTRHFNFCAGPAALPEAVLARARDELLDYRGLGLSVMEMSHRSSDYEAIAERAERDLRELLAIPDNYRVLFTQGGATQQFAALPYNLLGAGGTANFVQTGIWGAKAIKEARHLFGHAVVAASSEANGHTAVPRQSDIELSEDAAYLHYTANETIGGLEFDYIPGAAEGLRRRDGAEVPLACDMSSSILSGPLDVSRFGVIYAGAQKNIGPAGLVVAIVRDDLLDRARADMPSLFSYRALAEAGSMINTPATYSWYLAGLVFEWLKNDIGGLDAMGAINDRKAAKLYAAIDASGFYSNPIAPGNRSRMNVPFVLADSRLDEAFLAESEEAGLLNLKGHRSVGGMRASLYNAVPEAAVDALVDFMADFEKRRG, encoded by the coding sequence ATGACACGCCATTTCAATTTCTGCGCCGGACCGGCGGCGCTGCCCGAAGCGGTGCTGGCACGAGCCCGCGACGAACTGCTGGACTACCGGGGGCTCGGTCTCTCGGTCATGGAGATGAGCCATCGCTCCAGCGACTATGAGGCCATCGCCGAGCGGGCCGAGCGCGACCTGCGAGAGCTGCTGGCCATCCCCGACAACTATCGGGTGCTGTTCACCCAGGGCGGGGCGACCCAGCAGTTCGCCGCCTTGCCCTATAACCTGCTGGGCGCCGGCGGTACCGCCAACTTCGTGCAGACGGGCATCTGGGGTGCCAAGGCCATCAAGGAGGCGCGCCACCTGTTCGGCCATGCGGTGGTGGCCGCTTCCAGCGAAGCCAATGGTCATACGGCCGTGCCCCGGCAGTCGGACATCGAGCTGTCCGAGGATGCTGCCTACCTCCATTACACCGCCAACGAGACTATCGGGGGCCTCGAGTTCGATTACATTCCCGGGGCTGCGGAAGGGTTGCGCCGCCGCGATGGCGCCGAGGTGCCGCTGGCCTGTGACATGTCGTCCAGCATCCTTTCCGGGCCGCTGGATGTGTCCCGCTTCGGAGTCATCTATGCCGGCGCCCAGAAGAACATCGGGCCGGCCGGTCTGGTGGTGGCCATCGTGCGCGATGACCTGCTCGACCGGGCGCGCGCCGACATGCCCAGCCTGTTCAGTTACCGGGCCCTGGCCGAGGCGGGCTCGATGATCAATACGCCGGCCACCTACAGCTGGTACCTGGCGGGGCTGGTGTTTGAGTGGCTGAAGAATGACATCGGCGGTCTGGACGCCATGGGCGCGATCAACGATCGCAAGGCGGCCAAGCTCTATGCGGCTATCGACGCCAGCGGGTTCTATTCCAATCCGATCGCGCCTGGCAATCGTTCGCGCATGAACGTGCCCTTCGTGCTGGCCGACTCGCGCCTGGACGAGGCCTTCCTGGCCGAGAGCGAGGAAGCGGGGCTGCTCAATCTCAAGGGGCATCGCAGCGTCGGTGGCATGCGCGCGAGTCTCTACAATGCAGTGCCGGAAGCGGCCGTGGACGCCCTGGTGGACTTCATGGCCGACTTCGAGAAACGTCGGGGCTGA
- the gyrA gene encoding DNA gyrase subunit A encodes MGDIAREILPVNIEDELKQSYLDYAMSVIIGRALPDVRDGLKPVHRRVLYAMHELGNDWNKAYKKSARVVGDVIGKYHPHGDSAVYDTIVRMAQDFSMRHVLVDGQGNFGSIDGDNAAAMRYTEVRMARLAHELLADLEKDTVDWVDNYDGTERIPDVLPTKLPNLLVNGSSGIAVGMATNIPPHNMVEVIDGCLALIDDYTLSVDDLMEYIPGPDFPTGGIINGRAGILEAYRTGRGRIYVRARHTIEHDEKTGRDHIIVTELPYQVNKARLIEKIAELVKDKRIEGIAELRDESDKEGLRVVIEVKRGESGEVVVNNLFAQTQLQNVFGINMVALDGGEPRTLNIKEVLEAFIRHRREVVTRRTLFELKKARERGHILEGLTVAISNIDEVIELIKASPSANEAKEKLLERNWAPGQVTGMLERAGATSCKPEDLEEGFGLDTAGKEYRLSPAQAQAILELRLHRLTGLETEKLLDEYLGILEKIAELTAILASADRLLEVIREELTAVRDQFGETRRTEIQASHLDLSIEDLIAEEDMVVTVSRSGYAKTQPLSDYQAQRRGGRGKSATSMKDEDVIEHLLVASTHDTVLLFSNRGKVYWLKVYEMPAASRGSRGKPLVNLLPLEEDEAINAILPVHDYDPDSYIFFATAKGTVKRTSLAQFSRPRSVGLIAIDLEEGDRLVGAAITSGSDHAMLLSSNGKAIRFDESNVRAMGRTARGVRGMRLLDGAEVISLIIPRSQLIDAEDQDDAAADSAEPLDAGQIYILTASENGYGKRTRLEEFPLRGRGGQGVIAMQTSERNGSLVAAMQVYASDEMMLITDKGTLVRTRVDEVSISSRNTQGVMLIRLGESESLVKTVRIDEPEEVDAAEVDPEDAAVESGQSEEGEGDTTQPSDE; translated from the coding sequence ATGGGTGACATCGCCAGAGAGATTCTGCCAGTCAACATCGAGGACGAGCTCAAACAGTCGTACCTCGATTACGCGATGAGTGTGATCATCGGCCGTGCGCTGCCCGACGTGCGCGATGGCCTGAAGCCCGTGCACCGGCGCGTGCTTTACGCCATGCACGAGCTCGGCAATGACTGGAACAAGGCCTACAAGAAGTCGGCGCGTGTCGTCGGCGATGTGATCGGTAAGTATCACCCCCACGGTGACAGCGCCGTCTACGACACCATCGTACGCATGGCCCAGGACTTCTCGATGCGCCACGTGCTGGTCGACGGCCAGGGCAACTTCGGCTCCATCGACGGCGACAATGCGGCCGCCATGCGTTATACCGAGGTGCGCATGGCGCGCCTGGCCCACGAGCTGCTGGCGGATCTGGAAAAGGATACCGTCGACTGGGTCGACAACTACGATGGCACCGAGCGCATCCCGGATGTGCTGCCGACCAAGCTGCCCAACCTGCTGGTCAATGGCTCCTCGGGCATCGCCGTGGGCATGGCGACCAACATTCCGCCCCACAACATGGTGGAGGTGATCGACGGTTGCCTGGCCCTGATCGACGACTACACGCTCTCCGTCGATGACCTCATGGAATACATCCCCGGGCCGGATTTCCCCACCGGAGGCATCATCAACGGTCGGGCCGGGATTCTCGAGGCCTACCGTACCGGGCGTGGCCGCATCTATGTACGTGCCCGCCACACCATCGAGCATGACGAGAAGACCGGCCGCGACCACATCATCGTCACCGAGCTGCCTTATCAGGTGAACAAGGCTCGCCTGATCGAGAAGATCGCCGAGCTGGTCAAGGATAAGCGCATCGAGGGCATCGCCGAGCTGCGTGACGAGTCCGACAAGGAAGGGCTGCGGGTCGTCATCGAGGTCAAGCGAGGCGAGTCCGGCGAAGTCGTGGTCAACAACCTGTTCGCCCAGACGCAACTGCAGAACGTCTTCGGCATCAACATGGTGGCCCTGGACGGCGGTGAGCCGCGCACGCTCAACATCAAGGAGGTGCTAGAGGCCTTCATTCGCCACCGTCGCGAGGTGGTGACCCGCCGGACCCTGTTCGAGCTCAAGAAGGCCCGCGAGCGTGGCCATATCCTCGAGGGCCTGACGGTCGCGATCTCCAACATCGACGAGGTGATCGAGCTGATCAAGGCTTCACCCTCGGCCAACGAGGCCAAGGAGAAGCTGCTCGAGAGGAACTGGGCGCCCGGTCAGGTGACCGGCATGCTGGAGCGCGCCGGTGCCACCTCCTGCAAGCCCGAGGACCTGGAGGAAGGTTTCGGCCTGGACACGGCGGGCAAGGAGTACCGGCTTTCGCCGGCCCAGGCCCAGGCGATCCTCGAGTTGCGCCTGCATCGCCTGACCGGCCTGGAAACCGAGAAGCTGCTCGACGAGTACCTCGGCATCCTGGAGAAGATCGCCGAGCTCACCGCGATCCTGGCCTCCGCCGACCGCCTGCTGGAAGTGATCCGCGAGGAATTGACGGCCGTGCGCGACCAGTTCGGCGAGACGCGCCGTACCGAGATCCAGGCCAGTCATCTCGATCTGTCCATCGAGGACCTGATCGCCGAGGAGGACATGGTGGTCACGGTGTCGCGCTCGGGCTATGCCAAGACCCAGCCGCTTTCCGATTACCAGGCCCAGCGGCGCGGCGGTCGGGGCAAGTCGGCCACGTCCATGAAGGACGAAGACGTCATCGAGCACCTGCTGGTGGCCTCGACCCACGATACCGTGCTGTTGTTCTCCAATCGCGGCAAGGTCTACTGGCTGAAGGTCTACGAGATGCCGGCGGCGAGCCGCGGCTCGCGTGGCAAGCCGCTGGTCAACCTGCTGCCGCTGGAAGAGGACGAGGCGATCAACGCCATCCTGCCGGTGCACGATTACGATCCGGACAGCTACATCTTCTTCGCCACCGCCAAGGGCACGGTCAAGCGCACCAGCCTGGCGCAGTTCTCGCGTCCGCGCAGCGTGGGCCTGATCGCCATCGACCTGGAAGAGGGCGACCGCCTGGTAGGGGCGGCCATCACCAGTGGCTCGGATCACGCCATGCTGCTCTCTTCCAATGGCAAGGCCATCCGCTTCGATGAATCCAACGTTCGCGCCATGGGCCGTACGGCGCGCGGCGTGCGTGGCATGCGCCTGCTCGATGGTGCCGAGGTGATCAGCCTGATCATCCCGCGCAGTCAGCTCATCGACGCCGAGGATCAGGACGATGCGGCGGCGGACAGCGCCGAGCCGCTCGATGCCGGTCAGATCTATATCCTCACGGCCTCGGAGAATGGCTATGGCAAGCGGACCCGACTCGAGGAATTCCCGCTGCGCGGTCGTGGCGGCCAGGGCGTGATCGCCATGCAGACCAGCGAGCGTAACGGCTCCCTGGTGGCTGCCATGCAGGTCTACGCCTCCGACGAGATGATGCTGATCACCGACAAGGGCACCCTGGTGCGTACCCGGGTCGATGAAGTTTCCATCTCCTCGCGCAACACCCAGGGCGTGATGCTGATTCGCCTGGGCGAGAGCGAGTCGCTGGTCAAGACGGTGCGCATCGACGAGCCGGAGGAAGTGGACGCCGCGGAGGTCGACCCGGAAGACGCAGCGGTCGAGTCAGGCCAGAGCGAGGAAGGCGAGGGCGATACGACCCAGCCCTCGGATGAGTGA
- a CDS encoding acyl-CoA thioesterase, producing MDSRFSTTRLRVRGYHLDGYGHVNNARYLEFLEEGRWAYFDERTDLAGIIGRGDVAFVAVNLNIDYRRAALAGDDLKVVTGLAELGTRSARMHQEVRRERDDKLVASADLTFVLLDVKSNKAVAIEGELRDLMAPLVITQ from the coding sequence ATGGATTCGCGTTTCTCCACCACCCGCTTGCGTGTTCGGGGCTATCACCTGGATGGCTATGGCCACGTCAACAATGCCCGCTATCTGGAGTTCCTGGAAGAGGGGCGCTGGGCCTATTTCGACGAGCGCACCGACCTGGCCGGCATCATCGGGCGCGGCGACGTGGCGTTCGTGGCCGTCAATCTGAACATCGACTATCGGCGTGCGGCGCTGGCCGGCGATGACCTGAAGGTGGTCACGGGGCTGGCCGAACTCGGCACGCGCAGCGCGCGTATGCATCAGGAGGTGCGTCGCGAGCGGGATGACAAGCTGGTCGCTAGTGCCGATCTGACCTTCGTGCTGCTCGATGTGAAGAGCAACAAGGCCGTCGCCATCGAGGGCGAGTTGCGCGATCTCATGGCGCCGCTGGTAATCACGCAATAG
- a CDS encoding recombination-associated protein RdgC has product MWFKHLHLYRLHGAPELDPTDLESALEAQAFRPLGGSEARRLGWTMPAGRAGTQRLHELQGQRLLTALRQERLLPAAVVREELEERVDALETAEGRKLRRQEKLTLKEQIYEELLPRAFVRSQKVDLWWDTRRNLIAVNTSSRKRAEEILDLLRETLGSLKVTPLATQTLPMRAMTTWLGDPASRPADLQLGDQVELKAKGDDGVLRARQVDLDSDEIQQLLENGRQASKLALAIEGRLSFVLHDDLAVKSLNFDDALIDEASQADDGDDAVVRLETDFLLMTQALAESIERLIVWLGGESSPADDAPSA; this is encoded by the coding sequence ATGTGGTTCAAGCACTTGCATCTCTATCGCCTGCACGGCGCCCCCGAACTCGACCCGACCGATCTGGAGTCGGCCCTGGAAGCGCAGGCCTTCCGCCCGCTGGGGGGCAGCGAAGCGCGCCGCCTCGGCTGGACCATGCCTGCCGGACGTGCCGGCACCCAGCGGCTCCACGAACTCCAGGGCCAGCGACTGCTGACGGCACTGCGCCAGGAACGCCTGCTGCCGGCCGCCGTGGTGCGCGAGGAACTCGAGGAGCGCGTCGATGCCCTCGAGACCGCCGAGGGCCGCAAGCTGCGTCGCCAGGAAAAGCTCACCCTCAAGGAGCAGATCTACGAGGAATTGCTGCCGCGCGCCTTCGTGCGCAGCCAAAAGGTCGATCTCTGGTGGGACACTCGCCGCAACCTGATCGCCGTCAACACCAGCAGCCGCAAGCGGGCCGAGGAAATTCTCGACCTGCTGCGCGAGACGCTGGGCTCGCTCAAGGTCACGCCGCTGGCCACCCAGACATTGCCGATGCGCGCCATGACCACCTGGCTCGGCGACCCGGCCTCGCGCCCCGCCGATCTGCAACTCGGCGACCAGGTGGAGCTCAAGGCCAAGGGCGATGACGGCGTGCTCCGGGCCCGTCAGGTGGACCTGGACAGCGACGAGATCCAGCAACTGCTGGAGAACGGCCGACAGGCCAGCAAGCTGGCACTGGCCATCGAGGGTCGCCTGAGCTTCGTGCTGCACGACGATCTGGCCGTGAAGAGCCTGAATTTCGACGACGCCTTGATCGACGAAGCCTCCCAGGCGGATGACGGCGACGACGCCGTGGTTCGTCTGGAGACCGACTTCCTGCTGATGACTCAGGCACTGGCCGAGAGCATCGAGCGACTGATCGTCTGGCTGGGTGGCGAATCCAGCCCGGCGGACGACGCCCCATCCGCATGA
- a CDS encoding 1-acyl-sn-glycerol-3-phosphate acyltransferase, which translates to MNNTQATLSDDPWAEIRPYQDEEVADVLARLARDPELLDALTRFRLPRLARLMPRLSRTIASFAIRREVRGVSDISAFQDRIAEYMQRMIRNSTTDFRVDGLDQLDPNTAYLFIGNHRDISLDPAFVNYALYLAGRNTVRIAIGDNLLQKPYVNDLMRLNKSFIVPRSARGKRAMLAAYQKLSAYIRHSITEDNHSIWMAQREGRAKDGIDRTDPAIIKMLTMARRGAERQAGTGDAIAELRLVPVSISYEYDPCDIQKARELHAIKTCGNYEKSEFEDIRSIVAGITGQKGRVHLRFGTPLSADFDSPEAVAEEIDRQVLAGYHLFPSHYLALEALGDAPHLLDLSEVTDADRARFQSRLAEVPEELRDWWLTQYANPVRNCATRE; encoded by the coding sequence ATGAACAACACGCAAGCGACACTCTCCGACGACCCCTGGGCCGAGATTCGCCCCTATCAGGACGAGGAGGTGGCCGATGTCCTCGCGCGACTGGCCCGGGATCCGGAACTGCTGGACGCACTCACCCGCTTCCGGCTGCCGCGCCTGGCCCGGCTGATGCCACGCCTCTCCCGCACCATCGCCAGCTTCGCCATTCGCCGCGAGGTACGCGGCGTCAGCGACATCAGCGCCTTTCAGGATCGCATCGCCGAGTACATGCAGCGCATGATCCGCAACTCGACCACCGACTTCCGAGTCGATGGCCTCGATCAACTGGATCCCAATACCGCCTATCTGTTCATCGGCAACCATCGCGATATCTCGCTCGACCCGGCCTTCGTCAATTACGCCCTCTATCTCGCCGGGCGTAACACGGTGCGCATCGCCATTGGCGACAACCTGCTCCAGAAGCCGTACGTCAATGACCTGATGCGCCTCAACAAGAGCTTCATCGTGCCGCGCAGCGCGCGCGGCAAGCGCGCCATGCTGGCCGCCTACCAGAAGCTCTCCGCCTATATTCGCCACTCCATCACCGAGGACAACCACTCGATCTGGATGGCCCAGCGCGAGGGGCGCGCCAAGGACGGCATCGACCGTACCGACCCGGCCATCATCAAGATGCTGACCATGGCGCGGCGCGGCGCCGAACGCCAGGCGGGCACCGGCGATGCCATCGCCGAGCTGCGCCTGGTACCGGTGTCGATCAGCTACGAGTACGATCCCTGCGACATCCAGAAGGCGCGGGAACTGCATGCCATCAAGACCTGCGGCAACTACGAGAAGAGCGAGTTCGAAGACATCCGCTCCATCGTCGCCGGCATCACTGGCCAGAAGGGGCGCGTCCATCTGCGTTTCGGCACGCCGCTGAGTGCCGACTTCGACAGCCCCGAAGCTGTCGCCGAGGAGATCGACCGTCAGGTACTCGCGGGCTATCATCTGTTCCCCAGCCACTATCTGGCACTCGAGGCGCTGGGCGATGCGCCGCACCTGCTCGATCTGAGCGAGGTCACCGATGCCGATCGCGCCCGCTTCCAGAGTCGCCTGGCCGAAGTCCCCGAAGAACTGCGCGACTGGTGGCTGACCCAATACGCCAACCCGGTCCGCAACTGCGCCACCAGGGAGTGA
- a CDS encoding cation diffusion facilitator family transporter, which translates to MSTVQQRSAQAREAHKVTLVGAAVDLVVGLAKLIAGWLVGSAALIADGIHSFSDIVTDIFVIAATHFGRQAPDHDHPYGHGRIETLATLWLGGMLIFVAGGIAWASLTRLLAGDVATAPGLWAIGVAVIALLAKEWIFRYTLRIAQRIDSRLLEANAWHSRSDALSTLVVLIGLLAAQIGIGWMDAAAAIVVGVMVGQVGGRLLWESGQELVDTALPEQDQATLYDAAMAVPGVEGVHDLRTRRIGGEVLLDLHIVVFPRVTVSEAHEIGNEVSRRLRDVYPNLFDVTFHIDPQDDAGETEHSLRPGLPLRADIEGILNEAWHGLSVWHDRVALDLHYIDDHVDVSIYVHSLPEGQDLDDAAQSLREASHSLAWVGRLRVWQGPGKS; encoded by the coding sequence ATGAGCACCGTCCAGCAGCGTTCGGCACAGGCGCGTGAAGCCCACAAGGTCACACTGGTCGGCGCCGCTGTCGACCTGGTGGTAGGACTGGCCAAGCTGATCGCCGGCTGGCTGGTCGGCTCGGCCGCCCTGATCGCCGACGGCATCCACTCCTTCTCGGATATCGTCACCGACATCTTCGTGATCGCGGCCACCCACTTCGGCCGCCAGGCACCGGACCACGATCACCCCTATGGCCATGGCCGCATCGAGACCCTGGCCACCCTCTGGCTCGGCGGCATGCTGATCTTCGTCGCCGGCGGCATCGCCTGGGCCAGCCTGACCCGCCTGCTGGCCGGCGATGTCGCCACGGCCCCGGGGCTATGGGCCATCGGTGTTGCGGTCATCGCACTGCTGGCCAAGGAATGGATATTTCGTTACACCCTGCGCATCGCCCAGCGCATCGATTCCCGCTTGCTCGAAGCCAATGCCTGGCATTCGCGCTCCGACGCGCTCTCGACACTGGTCGTGTTGATCGGCCTGCTGGCAGCACAGATCGGCATCGGCTGGATGGATGCCGCGGCGGCCATCGTGGTCGGCGTGATGGTCGGCCAGGTCGGCGGACGCCTGCTGTGGGAATCCGGCCAGGAACTGGTCGACACCGCCCTGCCCGAGCAGGACCAGGCCACCCTCTACGATGCCGCCATGGCCGTTCCCGGCGTCGAAGGGGTGCATGACCTGCGTACCCGGCGAATCGGCGGCGAGGTACTGCTCGACCTGCACATCGTGGTCTTCCCCAGGGTGACGGTCTCGGAGGCCCACGAGATCGGCAACGAAGTCAGCCGTCGGCTGCGTGACGTCTATCCCAACCTGTTCGACGTCACCTTCCACATCGATCCCCAGGACGATGCCGGCGAAACCGAACACAGCCTGCGACCCGGCCTGCCCCTGCGCGCCGACATCGAAGGCATCCTCAACGAGGCCTGGCACGGCCTGTCGGTCTGGCACGACCGAGTGGCACTGGACCTGCACTACATCGACGATCACGTCGATGTCTCGATCTATGTCCACTCCCTGCCCGAAGGCCAGGACCTCGACGATGCCGCCCAGAGCCTGCGCGAGGCCTCGCACTCACTGGCCTGGGTGGGCCGCCTGCGGGTCTGGCAGGGGCCGGGCAAGAGCTGA
- the thiI gene encoding tRNA uracil 4-sulfurtransferase ThiI gives MTYLIKLYPEITIKSRSVRQQMTRCLTSNIRNTLKRHDEGVRVRGRWDAIQVHLSPDLDPARARDAESALTRISGIHEILAAEEIQVDDLASIAEHVVPLWSPEIAGRHFRVKAKRRGQHDFSSMDLERYLGARLLEAAPDAQVDLTAPNVVVPVEITHNRLQLIRAKWPGLGGFPMGIQGQVLSLISGGFDSPVAAWRMMRRGVKSHFVFFNLGGPAHEAGVREVTHHLWQRYSASHNVHFISVPFEGVIGEILKTIPDGLMGVVLKRMMVRAASRIAERAGIPALVTGDAIAQVSSQTLSNLALIDDASPMPILRPLLTEDKQAIIDQARQIDTARHAEVMPEYCGVISKRPHVKADPAKVAEAEADFDFGVLDAAIEEAVTTRSNRLLERPAPVSDDALLVIDSPEALGSVEAPCVIDIRAPHEREDAPLELDRIPQLQIPFYELQERAPALDTDHHYLLFCDQGVMSRMQALHLMDRGLRHFGIYRHP, from the coding sequence ATGACCTACCTGATCAAGCTCTATCCCGAGATCACCATCAAGTCCCGTTCCGTTCGTCAGCAGATGACCCGCTGCCTGACGTCCAACATCCGCAATACGCTGAAACGCCATGACGAGGGCGTGCGCGTCCGTGGTCGCTGGGATGCCATTCAGGTACACCTCTCGCCCGATCTGGATCCCGCACGGGCACGGGACGCCGAAAGCGCGCTGACGCGGATCTCCGGCATCCACGAGATACTGGCCGCCGAGGAAATCCAGGTCGACGACCTGGCCAGCATCGCCGAGCATGTCGTGCCGCTCTGGAGTCCGGAGATCGCCGGCCGCCACTTTCGCGTCAAGGCCAAGCGGCGTGGCCAGCACGACTTCAGCTCGATGGATCTCGAGCGCTACCTGGGCGCGCGCCTGCTCGAGGCAGCGCCGGACGCCCAGGTGGACCTGACCGCCCCAAACGTCGTCGTGCCGGTCGAGATCACCCACAATCGCCTGCAGTTGATCCGTGCCAAGTGGCCAGGGCTCGGCGGCTTTCCCATGGGCATCCAGGGCCAGGTCCTGAGCCTGATTTCCGGCGGCTTCGACTCTCCGGTGGCGGCCTGGCGCATGATGCGCCGCGGCGTCAAATCGCACTTTGTCTTCTTCAATCTCGGCGGCCCCGCCCACGAGGCCGGCGTTCGCGAAGTGACGCATCATCTCTGGCAGCGTTACAGCGCCTCGCATAACGTTCACTTCATCTCGGTGCCTTTCGAAGGCGTGATCGGCGAGATTCTCAAGACCATTCCCGACGGCCTGATGGGTGTGGTGCTCAAGCGCATGATGGTCCGCGCCGCCAGCCGGATCGCCGAACGCGCCGGCATCCCCGCGCTGGTCACCGGCGACGCCATCGCTCAGGTCTCCAGCCAGACGCTATCCAACCTGGCGCTGATCGACGACGCCAGCCCGATGCCGATACTTCGCCCGCTGCTCACCGAAGACAAGCAGGCGATCATCGATCAGGCGCGACAGATCGATACCGCCCGTCACGCCGAAGTGATGCCGGAATACTGCGGCGTGATCTCCAAGCGCCCGCACGTCAAGGCTGACCCGGCCAAGGTCGCCGAGGCCGAGGCAGACTTCGATTTCGGCGTTCTCGATGCCGCCATCGAAGAAGCCGTCACCACGCGCAGTAACCGCCTGCTGGAGCGCCCGGCCCCGGTGTCCGACGACGCCCTGCTGGTCATCGACTCCCCGGAAGCGCTGGGTAGCGTCGAGGCCCCCTGCGTGATCGACATCCGCGCGCCGCACGAACGCGAGGACGCCCCGCTGGAACTCGACCGGATACCGCAACTGCAGATCCCGTTCTACGAGCTTCAGGAACGCGCCCCGGCGCTCGACACGGACCACCACTACCTGCTGTTCTGCGACCAGGGCGTGATGAGCCGCATGCAGGCCCTGCATCTCATGGACCGGGGATTGAGGCACTTCGGCATCTACCGCCACCCCTGA